ATTGTAGTTCACGCCGGGCGTGCCGGTTTCGGACATTTCTCATGAGCGCGGAGGATGCCGGTCCGACTGAAGTGCGGGCGGGCGCCGTTCGCCTGCTGGCGCGCCGCGAGCACAGCCGCCGCGAGCTGGCACGCAAGCTCGCCGAGCGCGGCCACGATTCGGCCGTGGTCGAAGCCGTGCTCGACGATCTCGCCGCCGAGGGTCTGCTGGACGAGGCACGGTTCGCCGAGGTCTATGCCCGCATGCGCGTCGAGCGCGGCTACGGGCCGCTGGCGATCCGCGCGCAATTGCGCGAGCGCGGCATCGGCGACGAACTGATCGAAGCGGCGCTGGCCGGCTGGTCCGACGCCGACTGGTTCGAACAGCTCCGCGCCGTGGCCCGGCGACGCTTTGGCGCTGCGCTCCCGACGGACAATCGCGAGCGCGCCCGGCGCATGCGCGCACTGGCCGCGCGGGGGTTTCCCGAGTCACTGGTACGGCGACTGTTTCGTTAGCGGGTTGTTGAAAAGGGCCCATCCATGGCCTTTTCAACGTCGCAACCAAAAAGCGCGGTTTTCGGTTGCTCGCGAAAATCAAACACTTGCGTATTCAATTTTCGGGCGAGACGTCCCTATCTCGCAACAAGATTCTTCATTAGAATGATCGACTTTTCCGCAAGCCGGTTGTTAACGCCATGCTGAGCGTCGCCGATCTACGAACAGCGTTTCTGGAGTTCTTCCGCGCGAGGGGCCACGAGGTCGTCGCGTCGAGCCCGCTGGTGCCCGCCGGCGACCCCACCCTGCTGTTCACGAATGCCGGCATGGTGCAGTTCAAGGATGTCTTCACCGGTGCCGAGAAGCGCCCGTACACGCGCGCGGCGAGCTGTCAGCGCTGCCTGCGTGCCGGCGGCAAGCACAACGACCTCGAAAACGTCGGCTACACGGCCCGGCACCACACGTTTTTCGAGATGCTCGGCAATTTCAGCTTCGGTGACTACTTCAAGCGCGAGGCGATCGAGTGGGCCTGGAAGTTCCTGACCGAGGAACTCAAGCTGCCGGCGAACCGGCTGTGGGTCACGGTGTATGCCGACGACGACGAGGCCGCGAAGATCTGGCTGGAGGAGATGGGTGTCGATCCGGCGCGGTTCTCGCGCATCGGCGACAAGCCCGGTGGCCAGCGCTACGAGAGCGACAACTTCTGGACCATGGGCGACACCGGCCCGTGCGGTCCGTGTTCGGAGATTTTCTATGACCACGGCGCCGAGATTCCGGGTGGACCGCCCGGCACGCCCGAGGCCGATGGCGACCGCTACATCGAGATCTGGAACCTCGTCTTCACGCAGTTCGATCGCTCGGCCGACGGCACGCTGAAACCGCTGCCGCGCCCGTCGGTGGACACCGGCATGGGGCTCGAACGGCTCGCCGCCGTCATCCAGGGTCGCCACGACAACTACGGCATCGATCTTTTTCGTACGCTGATCGACGCGGCCGCCGAGGTGACCGGCTGCGACGACCGCAAGAACCATTCGCTGCGGGTGATCGCCGATCACATCCGTGCGTGTTCGTTCCTGATCGCCGATGGCGTGCTTCCGGCGAACGACGGCCGTGGCTACGTGCTGCGCCGGATCATCCGCCGCGCCCTGCGCCACGGGTTCATGCTCGGTCAGAGCGGGCCGTTCTTCCACAAACTGGTCGCCCCGCTCGATCAGGTCATGGGCGAAGCGCATCCGGCGCTGCGCGAGGCACGCGCGCTGGTCGAGCGCACCCTGAAGATCGAGGAGGAACGCTTCGCCGAAACGCTCTCCAAGGGCATGAAGGTCTTCGAGGAGGCCGTGGCGGGTCTCCAGCTCGACACCGTGCCTGGCGAGACGGCGTTCCTGCTCTATGACACCTACGGTTTCCCGGTCGATCTGACCGCGGACGTGGCGCGTGAACGTGGGCTCGGCGTCGACATGGCGGGCTTCGAGCAGGCGATGGCCGAGCAGCGCAACCGCGCCCGCGCGGCCAGCCGCTTTGCGGCGGATGTGAATCGCGGCGTCGTGTTCCCGGCCAGCGAATTTCTAGGCTATACGGAGAAACGAGCGACGGCGCGGGTCATTGGCATCGCGAGAGAGGGCGCCGCGGTCGACTCGATCGGCGAGGGCGAACCGGCCGTCGTGTTCCTGGATCGCACGCCGTTCTACGCCGAGTCTGGCGGCCAGGTCGGCGATACCGGCCGGCTGCAGGACGAAAACGGCGCGGTGTTCGACGTGGCCGACACGCAGAAGTATGGCGACGCCTATGGCCATGTCGGCGAGGTCACCGCCGGACGGCTCGCGGTCGGCGATCTCGTCGAGGCCGCGATCGATGGCGAACGCCGCACGCGCACGATTCTGAATCACTCCGCAACGCACCTGATGCATGCGGCACTGCGCCGCGTACTGGGCACGCATGTGCAGCAGAAGGGTTCGCTGGTCGCGCCGGACCGGCTGCGTTTCGACTTTTCGCATCCGGCACCGCTCACGCGCGCGGAGCTGCGCGAGATCGAACGGCTGGTCAACGACCATGTCCGTGACAATGCCGAGACACTGGCGAAAGTCATGCCGATCGACGAGGCCATGGCCGCGGGTGCGATGGCACTGTTCGGCGAGAAGTATGGCGACGAGGTGCGCGTGCTGCGCATCGGCGGCGATTTCTCCATGGAACTGTGTGGTGGCACGCACGTCGAGCGCGCCGGCGACATCGGGCTGTTCCGCATCGTTTCCGAAGGCGGTGTGGCCGCCGGCGTGCGGCGCATCGAGGCGGTGACCGGCGCCGCCGCGCTGGACTACGACAACGCCTCGGAAGACCGGCTGCTCGAGATCGCCGGACTGCTCAAGGCCGGACGCGACGACGTCAACGGCAAGGT
The Chromatiales bacterium DNA segment above includes these coding regions:
- a CDS encoding regulatory protein RecX; this encodes MSAEDAGPTEVRAGAVRLLARREHSRRELARKLAERGHDSAVVEAVLDDLAAEGLLDEARFAEVYARMRVERGYGPLAIRAQLRERGIGDELIEAALAGWSDADWFEQLRAVARRRFGAALPTDNRERARRMRALAARGFPESLVRRLFR
- the alaS gene encoding alanine--tRNA ligase; translation: MLSVADLRTAFLEFFRARGHEVVASSPLVPAGDPTLLFTNAGMVQFKDVFTGAEKRPYTRAASCQRCLRAGGKHNDLENVGYTARHHTFFEMLGNFSFGDYFKREAIEWAWKFLTEELKLPANRLWVTVYADDDEAAKIWLEEMGVDPARFSRIGDKPGGQRYESDNFWTMGDTGPCGPCSEIFYDHGAEIPGGPPGTPEADGDRYIEIWNLVFTQFDRSADGTLKPLPRPSVDTGMGLERLAAVIQGRHDNYGIDLFRTLIDAAAEVTGCDDRKNHSLRVIADHIRACSFLIADGVLPANDGRGYVLRRIIRRALRHGFMLGQSGPFFHKLVAPLDQVMGEAHPALREARALVERTLKIEEERFAETLSKGMKVFEEAVAGLQLDTVPGETAFLLYDTYGFPVDLTADVARERGLGVDMAGFEQAMAEQRNRARAASRFAADVNRGVVFPASEFLGYTEKRATARVIGIAREGAAVDSIGEGEPAVVFLDRTPFYAESGGQVGDTGRLQDENGAVFDVADTQKYGDAYGHVGEVTAGRLAVGDLVEAAIDGERRTRTILNHSATHLMHAALRRVLGTHVQQKGSLVAPDRLRFDFSHPAPLTRAELREIERLVNDHVRDNAETLAKVMPIDEAMAAGAMALFGEKYGDEVRVLRIGGDFSMELCGGTHVERAGDIGLFRIVSEGGVAAGVRRIEAVTGAAALDYDNASEDRLLEIAGLLKAGRDDVNGKVVALLDRSRALEKELDRLKTKLASGGGSDLASQAVDIDGIKVLAAQIDGADAKALREAVDRLKDKLGSAAIVLGATNDGKVSLVAGVTRDLTDRIRAGDLVNAVATRVGGRGGGRPDMAQAGGDDPAALPGALDGAIDWIRATLN